In Microbacterium pumilum, the following proteins share a genomic window:
- a CDS encoding DUF4397 domain-containing protein → MRKTIAAGVVAGFALAAGFIAPAQAISSTTADLSVLHGIPDTPVDVYVNGDLTLDDFQPGDLAGPLDLPAGDYAVALTAPDAADDSAPVLGPVTITLEAGKSYTATANLDEAGAPALNLFTNDIAPTNAGEGRLTVRHVAAAPAVDILAGGTPVIEGLVNPDESTLNLPVSTVSASVAAAGTTDPLIGPADVAITDGGLTIVYAWGSLEDDNLALAVQTVTVGHTDPGAVNSGTAGYAAERDTMTQAMWIIGIAVALAAASVAGVVVSRRVRAAKIES, encoded by the coding sequence GTGCGCAAGACAATCGCAGCAGGTGTCGTCGCCGGCTTCGCACTCGCGGCGGGTTTCATCGCCCCCGCCCAGGCGATCTCGTCGACGACTGCAGATCTCTCGGTGCTCCACGGGATTCCCGACACCCCCGTCGACGTTTACGTGAACGGGGACTTGACCCTCGATGACTTCCAGCCGGGAGATCTCGCAGGGCCGCTCGACCTTCCGGCGGGTGACTACGCAGTCGCATTGACGGCTCCGGATGCCGCGGATGACAGCGCCCCGGTCCTCGGACCCGTCACCATCACCCTCGAGGCCGGCAAGAGCTACACCGCGACAGCCAACCTGGACGAGGCCGGCGCCCCGGCGCTCAACCTCTTCACGAACGACATCGCGCCGACCAATGCCGGCGAGGGCCGTCTCACTGTTCGCCACGTCGCCGCCGCACCGGCTGTAGACATCCTCGCGGGCGGCACGCCCGTCATCGAGGGACTCGTGAACCCGGATGAGTCCACGCTGAACCTGCCGGTCTCGACCGTCTCGGCATCCGTCGCAGCCGCAGGCACGACTGACCCGCTCATCGGTCCCGCGGATGTCGCGATCACTGACGGTGGACTGACGATCGTGTACGCGTGGGGCAGCCTCGAAGACGACAACCTCGCTCTCGCCGTGCAGACCGTGACCGTCGGCCACACCGATCCGGGTGCAGTGAACTCCGGAACTGCCGGCTATGCAGCCGAGCGCGACACCATGACGCAGGCCATGTGGATCATCGGGATCGCGGTCGCGCTGGCCGCCGCATCCGTTGCAGGTGTCGTCGTGAGCCGTCGCGTCCGGGCAGCGAAGATCGAGTCCTGA
- a CDS encoding inositol monophosphatase family protein, producing MTSPTSPAGFDAPFNGDLSADLELALRLADAADAASMARFDAADLDVQVKPDTSHVTEADLATERVIRSMLEAERPDDGVFGEEFGVTGSTTRQWIIDPIDGTANYLKGIPMWTVLIALAIDGVPRIGVASQPALGRRWWAAAGQGAWTNTPDAAPRRITVSSVDTIEAASASFQSISQWDEVGKLDEVVRLSRAVWRDRGYGDTWPYMLLAEGRLEFVAEFGVKEYDIAALVPIVTEAGGRFTSFDGRDSIADRSSLATNGILHESFLSLLHSS from the coding sequence GTGACCTCCCCCACATCACCGGCCGGTTTCGACGCGCCCTTCAACGGGGATCTCAGCGCCGATCTCGAGCTCGCGCTGCGCCTCGCGGACGCGGCGGATGCGGCATCCATGGCACGCTTCGATGCGGCTGATCTCGATGTGCAAGTGAAGCCCGACACCTCGCACGTCACCGAAGCCGACCTCGCCACCGAGCGCGTCATCCGGTCGATGCTCGAGGCCGAGCGCCCGGACGACGGCGTCTTCGGCGAGGAGTTCGGCGTCACGGGAAGCACCACTCGCCAGTGGATCATCGACCCGATCGACGGCACGGCGAACTACCTCAAGGGCATCCCCATGTGGACGGTGCTGATCGCCCTCGCGATCGATGGCGTGCCGCGCATCGGCGTGGCGAGCCAGCCCGCGCTCGGCCGCCGCTGGTGGGCCGCGGCCGGTCAGGGAGCGTGGACGAACACCCCGGATGCCGCCCCCCGGCGCATCACGGTCTCTTCCGTCGACACGATCGAGGCCGCGAGCGCGAGCTTCCAGAGCATCTCCCAGTGGGATGAGGTCGGCAAACTCGATGAGGTCGTCCGTCTCTCGCGCGCGGTGTGGCGCGACCGCGGGTACGGCGACACCTGGCCGTACATGCTGCTCGCGGAGGGACGCCTCGAGTTCGTCGCCGAGTTCGGTGTCAAGGAGTACGACATCGCGGCGCTGGTGCCGATCGTGACCGAAGCCGGCGGGCGATTCACTTCGTTCGACGGCCGAGACTCGATCGCGGATCGCTCCTCGCTCGCCACCAACGGCATCCTTCACGAGTCGTTCCTCTCGCTGCTCCACTCCTCGTGA
- a CDS encoding aldo/keto reductase encodes MHTRTLGQGLEVSAIGLGAMGMSMSYGPNPGDRDDMIGVLRYAVEHGVTFIDTAEVYGPYDNEKLVGEAVAPIRDQVVVATKFGFNIADGRTEGTNSRPDNIRRVADESLGRLGIDAIDLFYQHRVDPDVPIEDVAGTVGELVAEGKVRHFGLSEAGAGTIRRAHAVFAVTAVQSEYSLWTRDPEAEVLPACAELGIGFVPFSPLGKGFLTGSVSADSTFAPGEIRARVPRFEAENLQANQALVDHVRGLAAERGASPGQVALAWLLAQHPFVVPIPGTRRRERIDENARATTVALSADDVADLNRLVDTIGVAGNRYDDAGMSAVGL; translated from the coding sequence ATGCACACACGCACGCTGGGACAGGGCCTCGAGGTATCCGCCATCGGACTCGGGGCGATGGGGATGTCGATGAGCTACGGCCCGAATCCCGGAGACCGCGACGACATGATCGGCGTGCTGCGGTATGCCGTCGAGCACGGCGTGACCTTCATCGACACCGCCGAGGTCTACGGTCCGTACGACAACGAGAAGCTGGTCGGTGAGGCCGTCGCGCCGATCCGCGATCAGGTCGTGGTCGCCACGAAGTTCGGCTTCAACATCGCCGACGGCCGGACCGAGGGCACCAACTCCCGACCGGACAACATCCGTCGCGTCGCGGACGAGTCGCTGGGACGACTCGGCATCGACGCGATCGACCTGTTCTACCAGCATCGCGTCGACCCTGATGTTCCCATCGAGGATGTGGCGGGCACGGTCGGCGAACTGGTCGCCGAGGGCAAGGTCAGGCACTTCGGACTGTCTGAAGCCGGGGCCGGCACGATTCGCCGCGCGCACGCGGTCTTCGCGGTGACGGCCGTCCAGAGCGAGTACTCGCTGTGGACGCGTGATCCCGAAGCAGAAGTGCTGCCGGCGTGCGCTGAGCTGGGCATCGGCTTTGTGCCGTTCAGTCCACTCGGCAAGGGCTTCCTCACCGGTTCGGTCTCCGCTGACTCGACCTTTGCTCCCGGCGAGATCCGTGCGCGGGTCCCGAGGTTCGAAGCGGAGAACCTGCAGGCCAATCAGGCGCTGGTCGATCACGTGCGCGGGCTCGCGGCAGAGCGCGGTGCATCGCCCGGACAGGTGGCTCTCGCCTGGCTGCTGGCGCAGCATCCGTTCGTCGTCCCGATCCCGGGCACTCGTCGGCGCGAGCGCATCGACGAGAACGCCCGTGCGACGACTGTGGCACTCTCAGCCGATGACGTCGCCGATCTGAACCGGCTGGTGGACACGATCGGCGTCGCCGGCAACCGCTACGACGACGCGGGGATGTCCGCAGTCGGACTCTGA
- a CDS encoding DUF3618 domain-containing protein, whose translation MSDSPEAIRAEIEQTRAGLGSNVDALADKVSPSKMMDRQTDKVKNALGSVRERVMGAADDAGSSLSDAGSSAVAQVGDVKDRVVAKAEGSPLAVGLIAFGAGLLLASLIPASAKEKKVAADVKDQAQPLVDKVTDVAKEVGEHLKEPAQDAATAVKDAASGSVDTVKEEAQSAAAEVKDQAQQARENVMESSA comes from the coding sequence ATGAGTGATTCACCGGAAGCCATCCGAGCCGAGATCGAGCAGACCCGCGCAGGGCTGGGCAGCAATGTCGACGCCCTCGCAGACAAGGTCTCGCCGTCCAAGATGATGGATCGCCAGACCGACAAGGTGAAGAATGCGCTCGGATCCGTCCGCGAACGCGTGATGGGCGCCGCCGATGACGCGGGCTCTTCGCTCTCTGACGCCGGCTCGTCCGCAGTCGCGCAGGTCGGCGACGTGAAGGACCGTGTCGTCGCGAAGGCCGAGGGCAGCCCTCTCGCCGTCGGCCTCATCGCCTTCGGTGCCGGACTGCTGCTCGCCTCGCTGATCCCCGCCTCGGCGAAGGAGAAGAAGGTCGCCGCCGACGTCAAGGACCAGGCGCAGCCGCTGGTCGACAAGGTGACGGATGTCGCCAAAGAGGTCGGCGAGCACCTCAAAGAGCCGGCTCAGGATGCCGCCACGGCCGTCAAGGACGCCGCATCCGGATCCGTTGACACCGTGAAAGAAGAAGCGCAGTCCGCAGCCGCCGAGGTCAAGGACCAGGCCCAGCAGGCTCGCGAGAACGTCATGGAGAGCTCGGCTTAG
- a CDS encoding phage holin family protein → MTDTTPSEAKAAETSLGALLGEVTRDISTLMRQEVALAKAELKQSAAQSAKAGGLLGGAGYGALMAIFFLSVALWWALATVMGGGWAGVVVAVIWAVIAAILYVTGRRQLNEVQGAPQTVETLKEIPETLKRNEENR, encoded by the coding sequence ATGACCGACACAACTCCGTCTGAGGCGAAGGCGGCCGAGACCTCGCTCGGCGCCCTGCTCGGCGAGGTGACCAGGGACATCTCGACGCTGATGCGTCAGGAGGTTGCGCTGGCCAAGGCCGAGCTGAAGCAGTCCGCGGCCCAGAGTGCCAAGGCCGGAGGACTGCTCGGCGGTGCCGGATACGGCGCACTCATGGCGATCTTCTTCCTTTCCGTCGCACTGTGGTGGGCGCTTGCCACGGTGATGGGCGGGGGCTGGGCGGGAGTCGTCGTCGCCGTCATCTGGGCGGTCATCGCGGCCATCCTGTACGTCACCGGCCGCCGACAGCTCAACGAAGTGCAGGGCGCACCGCAGACGGTGGAAACCCTGAAAGAGATCCCCGAAACGCTGAAGAGGAATGAGGAGAACCGATGA